In Amblyraja radiata isolate CabotCenter1 unplaced genomic scaffold, sAmbRad1.1.pri scaffold_918_ctg1, whole genome shotgun sequence, a single genomic region encodes these proteins:
- the LOC116970469 gene encoding zinc finger protein 239-like: MEDHMTGHNKKKHYDCDVCGKAWQSPSHLETHQRVHTGERPFNCSECSKNFTSSSHLLQHNRVHSGERPFTCSDCGKSFKTANRLKMHQRVHTGEKPYGCSTCRKSFARLSGLREHRRMHSSERPFTCFDCGKGFKLSNHLKRHRRLHASKRPYACNDCGKGFTQSSHLLSHQRTHTGERPYTCAQCDKGFT, from the coding sequence atggaggaccacatgacggggcacaacaagaagAAGCATTATGattgtgacgtgtgtggcaaggcctggcagagcccgagcCATCTGGagacccaccagcgggtgcacacgggagaacgccctttCAACTGCTCGGAGTGCAGCAAGAActtcaccagctccagccacCTGCTGCAGCACAATCGCGTGCACTCCggtgagaggcccttcacctgctccgactgcggcaagagcttcaagacggcgaatcGCCTGAAgatgcaccagcgggtgcacacgggcgagaaaccctatggctgctccacctgcagaAAGAGCTTTGCCCGGTTGTCGGGGTTGCGGGAGCACCGGCggatgcacagcagtgagcggcccttcacctgcttcgactgcggcaaaggcttcaagttgtCCAATCACCTGAAGAGGCACAGGCGTCTGCACGCCAGCAAGCGCCCCTACGCATGcaacgactgcggcaaaggcttcacccagtccagtcacctgctgtcccaccagcgcacccacactggcgagcgcccgtacacctgtgcccagtgtgacaagggcttcac